In Streptomyces canus, one DNA window encodes the following:
- a CDS encoding peptidyl-prolyl cis-trans isomerase has protein sequence MTQEHAALIGGEPLPTARVNAFLAAPHRGTGNGATGHHGPAPARRQPEAPSVARQRRRWATQVVVTDELARRACADRGLKVPEEVSPVSVLAVAETDVADLGSIVAAALTHSPAVRTLLAALEAEQTVPETAVRDYYARNHDRFLTPEALRRGVAPFDGVAPEDLLPYDEVREGISRELRKAAGRKAFFGWLDQARAGVTYAHGHEHPGDPSHADHEHRH, from the coding sequence GTGACGCAGGAACACGCGGCACTGATAGGCGGTGAACCACTCCCGACAGCACGAGTGAACGCCTTCCTTGCAGCGCCCCATAGGGGTACGGGGAACGGCGCGACCGGCCACCACGGCCCCGCACCCGCCAGACGGCAGCCAGAGGCACCCTCTGTCGCGAGACAACGCCGCCGCTGGGCCACCCAAGTAGTCGTCACCGACGAACTCGCCCGAAGGGCCTGCGCCGACCGGGGCCTGAAAGTACCGGAAGAGGTGTCACCCGTCTCCGTCCTGGCCGTCGCCGAGACAGACGTAGCGGACCTCGGAAGCATCGTCGCCGCAGCCCTCACCCACTCCCCCGCCGTCCGCACCCTCCTCGCCGCCCTGGAAGCCGAACAGACGGTGCCGGAGACCGCCGTACGGGACTACTACGCCCGCAACCACGACCGCTTCCTCACCCCGGAGGCGTTGAGGCGAGGCGTTGCCCCCTTCGACGGCGTGGCCCCGGAGGACCTCCTGCCCTACGACGAGGTCCGCGAAGGCATCTCACGCGAGCTCCGCAAGGCAGCAGGCCGCAAGGCCTTCTTCGGTTGGCTGGACCAGGCACGCGCCGGCGTGACCTACGCCCATGGGCACGAACACCCCGGCGATCCCTCGCACGCGGACCATGAACACCGGCACTGA
- a CDS encoding extracellular solute-binding protein, producing MRAKRLTRTLTCFAVLSLTAAGCGLSGGGSDSGDATAGGCKVDKGNVGSGKLTGEVKGDITFQTTNLKKDFGDFFNGVIKDFETAHPGTKVKWIDDPGDSTFGQRTVADAQACTLPDVLNVDSPTATSLTKAGYLLNVGVKDPDAAKPFVPAFWKSSVMKDPSGASVHTVLPWYTGGILLTYNTDLLKQAGIDPAKPPTTVFGLFADYEKVAKAAKGKYYATMANPVWRIPADWDQMNIKTLSADGKSAVFADDPRTVQWVEWMSKLYKEGAMPKDSLSSSNDPSTLYSQGKVAYGSTNPSFVRFVQQNSPSVYDKTAVGQQPFDALGHTTGAPQYIATAATSKNAPTALAFSEFLTNAENQTAWCKDPKVVIFPTTSASLDDPFFQKVTGDDPFAQARKLVAEQLKTATAYQTNISSAMQNAIVAQVQLAMQGKKSAADAVKDAQEKANEMLKQSS from the coding sequence ATGCGCGCAAAGAGACTGACCCGCACCCTGACCTGTTTCGCCGTTCTGTCGCTGACAGCCGCCGGCTGCGGCCTGTCCGGCGGAGGATCCGACAGCGGTGACGCCACCGCCGGCGGCTGCAAGGTCGACAAGGGCAACGTCGGGTCGGGGAAGCTCACCGGCGAGGTCAAGGGCGACATCACCTTCCAGACCACCAACCTGAAGAAGGACTTCGGGGACTTCTTCAACGGAGTGATCAAGGACTTCGAGACGGCCCACCCCGGCACCAAGGTCAAGTGGATCGACGACCCGGGCGACTCGACGTTCGGCCAGCGCACGGTCGCCGACGCCCAGGCCTGCACCCTGCCGGACGTCCTCAACGTCGACTCCCCCACCGCGACCTCCCTCACCAAGGCCGGCTACCTGCTGAACGTGGGCGTCAAGGACCCCGACGCCGCCAAGCCCTTCGTCCCGGCCTTCTGGAAGTCCAGCGTCATGAAGGACCCCTCCGGCGCGTCGGTCCACACCGTCCTGCCCTGGTACACCGGCGGGATCCTCCTGACGTACAACACCGATCTGCTGAAGCAGGCCGGTATCGACCCGGCCAAGCCGCCGACGACCGTCTTCGGGCTGTTCGCCGACTACGAGAAGGTCGCCAAGGCGGCCAAGGGCAAGTACTACGCGACGATGGCCAACCCGGTGTGGCGGATCCCGGCCGACTGGGACCAGATGAACATCAAGACGCTCTCGGCCGACGGCAAGTCCGCCGTCTTCGCCGACGACCCGCGCACCGTCCAGTGGGTCGAGTGGATGAGCAAGCTGTACAAGGAGGGCGCGATGCCGAAGGACTCACTGTCCTCCAGCAACGACCCCTCCACGCTCTACAGCCAGGGCAAGGTCGCCTACGGTTCGACCAACCCGAGCTTCGTGCGCTTCGTGCAGCAGAACAGCCCCTCGGTCTACGACAAGACCGCGGTCGGCCAGCAGCCCTTCGACGCGCTCGGCCACACCACCGGCGCCCCGCAGTACATCGCGACCGCGGCGACCAGCAAGAACGCCCCCACGGCGCTGGCGTTCTCCGAGTTCCTCACCAACGCCGAGAACCAGACGGCCTGGTGCAAGGACCCGAAGGTGGTGATCTTCCCGACGACCTCGGCCTCGCTGGACGACCCGTTCTTCCAGAAGGTCACCGGTGACGACCCGTTCGCGCAGGCCCGCAAGCTGGTCGCCGAGCAGCTGAAGACGGCCACCGCCTACCAGACCAACATCTCCTCGGCCATGCAGAACGCCATCGTCGCCCAGGTGCAGCTGGCCATGCAGGGCAAGAAGAGCGCGGCGGACGCGGTGAAGGACGCCCAGGAGAAGGCCAACGAGATGCTGAAGCAGAGCAGCTGA
- a CDS encoding carbohydrate ABC transporter permease — protein sequence MAATHTTNPVSVPGAEAKVSAPGPAPSRARRLARAVLPGPAPGANGAAMYRRWWLPWLWTAPAIACAVIFGVFPFLNTMLLSFTNAKPLGGAYRFVGLDNYTRMLDDSDFWLATRNSILYALIVVPLMVLLPLLLAVLVEKNLPGIGFFRSAFYTPVLASSVVVGLSWQWLLADDGLVNTWLEKAHLIRSAVPFLSDSWLILLSAMGLTLWKGLGWYMVFYLAALGNVPKELHEAAAMDGAGAARRFWHITVPGVRQAMMLVGTLTGIGSLRVFTEIYMLGSATGGPGGADRTLPFYIRDVGLDPITGNAGYGSAVSVALFLLTLGLTLLAQRLTKEDEA from the coding sequence ATGGCGGCGACGCACACCACGAACCCGGTGTCCGTGCCCGGTGCGGAGGCGAAGGTCTCCGCACCGGGCCCGGCCCCCTCCCGCGCCCGCCGACTCGCCAGGGCCGTCCTGCCGGGACCCGCCCCCGGCGCCAACGGCGCTGCCATGTACCGCCGTTGGTGGCTGCCCTGGCTGTGGACCGCGCCCGCGATCGCCTGCGCGGTGATCTTCGGGGTGTTCCCGTTCCTCAACACCATGCTGCTGTCGTTCACCAACGCCAAGCCGCTGGGCGGCGCGTACCGTTTCGTCGGACTCGACAACTACACGCGGATGCTGGACGACTCGGACTTCTGGCTGGCGACCCGCAACAGCATCCTGTACGCGCTGATCGTCGTACCGCTGATGGTGCTGCTGCCGCTGCTGCTCGCCGTGCTGGTGGAGAAGAACCTGCCGGGCATCGGCTTCTTCCGGTCCGCCTTCTACACACCGGTGCTGGCCTCCAGCGTGGTCGTCGGTCTGAGCTGGCAGTGGCTGCTGGCCGACGACGGACTGGTCAACACCTGGCTGGAGAAGGCCCACTTGATCAGGTCGGCCGTCCCGTTCCTGTCGGACTCGTGGCTGATCCTGCTGTCCGCGATGGGCCTGACCCTGTGGAAGGGCCTCGGCTGGTACATGGTCTTCTACCTGGCCGCCCTCGGGAACGTCCCCAAGGAGCTCCACGAGGCCGCCGCCATGGACGGCGCCGGAGCGGCCCGCCGTTTCTGGCACATCACCGTGCCCGGTGTACGGCAGGCCATGATGCTCGTCGGCACCCTCACCGGCATCGGATCGCTCAGGGTCTTCACCGAGATCTACATGCTCGGCAGCGCCACCGGCGGCCCAGGCGGCGCCGACCGCACCCTGCCCTTCTACATCCGGGACGTCGGCCTGGACCCGATCACCGGCAACGCGGGGTACGGCTCGGCCGTCAGCGTGGCCCTGTTCCTGCTGACGCTGGGGCTGACCCTGCTGGCGCAGCGCCTGACGAAGGAGGACGAGGCATGA
- a CDS encoding carbohydrate ABC transporter permease produces the protein MTTAVAPKRRRLMPRWRDYGRPRELVVRYLLLLLVLGLTVGPLLWQLLASLKSTGEDVFGANATLLPHHPTLRAYRTIFDQVPVGTYIRNSLIVVALSVTSQLVFSTTAGYMLSKPGWKGRKAVWVVLIASMMFPFESIMVSLFLSIRDMGLVDNLAGVWLPGFVGAINVLLMRGAFLAVPREIEDSAMLDGANEWQRFRHLYLPSAWGAILVVVINTFISAWDDFLWPLIVLRSETNMTLTLGLSRLQSSSFGYDQRMVMAGSVISVIPVLVLFVITQRWFYKGVSSGAVKL, from the coding sequence ATGACGACCGCTGTCGCACCCAAGCGCCGCCGCCTGATGCCGCGTTGGCGGGACTACGGCCGCCCCCGCGAGCTCGTCGTCCGCTATCTGCTGCTGCTCCTGGTCCTCGGCCTCACCGTCGGCCCGCTGCTCTGGCAGCTCCTCGCCTCGCTGAAGAGCACCGGCGAGGACGTCTTCGGCGCGAACGCCACCCTGCTGCCCCACCATCCGACCCTGCGGGCCTACCGGACCATCTTCGACCAGGTGCCGGTGGGCACGTACATCAGGAACAGCCTGATCGTGGTCGCCCTGTCGGTCACCAGCCAGCTGGTCTTCTCCACCACCGCCGGCTACATGCTCTCCAAGCCCGGCTGGAAGGGCCGCAAGGCGGTCTGGGTGGTCCTGATCGCCTCGATGATGTTCCCCTTCGAGTCGATCATGGTGTCGCTGTTCCTGAGCATCCGGGACATGGGCCTGGTCGACAACCTGGCCGGCGTGTGGCTGCCCGGGTTCGTCGGCGCCATCAACGTCCTCCTCATGCGCGGCGCGTTCCTCGCGGTCCCGCGCGAGATCGAGGACTCGGCCATGCTCGACGGCGCGAACGAGTGGCAGCGCTTCCGGCACCTGTATCTGCCGTCCGCGTGGGGCGCGATCCTGGTGGTCGTCATCAACACCTTCATCAGCGCCTGGGACGACTTCCTGTGGCCGCTGATCGTGCTGCGCTCCGAGACCAACATGACGCTGACGCTGGGACTTTCCCGCCTGCAGAGCTCCTCGTTCGGCTACGACCAGCGGATGGTCATGGCCGGCTCGGTGATCTCCGTGATCCCGGTGCTGGTGCTGTTCGTGATCACCCAGCGGTGGTTCTACAAGGGTGTCTCGTCAGGGGCCGTCAAGCTGTGA
- a CDS encoding glycoside hydrolase family 3 N-terminal domain-containing protein yields the protein MSDAVYRDPTAPVDARVRDLLSRMTLREKVGQLNQRMYGWDAYRRTSDGGFELTEALHAETDRFEGLGALYGLQRADAWSGVDHGSGPGAQDGAALAELVQRHVVGRSRLGIPALFVEEVPHGLMALDGTVLPVNLAIGATWDPDLHERAAAHAAAELRARGGHVALVSALDIVRDPRWGRTEECFGEDPYLAARLTEALVRGMQGAPDDDVFAADKAPVVLKHFAGQGATVGGRNSAESELGLRELHEIHLPAARAGVRAGAAAVMAAYNEVDGMPCSGNRALLTGLLREDWGFDGLVMADGLAVDRLARITGDKVSAGALALDSGVDLSLWDEGFTHLEEAVERGLVSEETLDTAVARVLRLKFRLGLFEQQDATARPPAGGAAISREAARAAVTLLRNDGVLPVGAHVSRIAVLGPQAATTAHQLGDYTAPQRPGTGSSVLDALRRLAPPGLEIRHAPGCALTGDDLSGIPEAIAQAAASDLAVLVLGGSSARTPETEFDANGAARKAVSEMTCGEGVDLAGLRLGTAQYALLDAVVATGTPTVVVLVQGRPHLVPDTADALLTAWYPGPWGGEAIAGVLLGLTEPAGRLPVSVPRSAAQLPVYYNHKDTEYGGYVDESAQPRYSFGHGLSYTSFAYGTPRPMGLTVEVDVTNTGQRYGRSVVQVYLRRLLTPTWPRTLELCAFEGVGLAPGERRTVSLTLDPEQLAPSRTVEIRVAASAGEALGAQGHSLTAPDETPL from the coding sequence ATGAGCGATGCCGTCTACCGCGACCCCACCGCACCCGTGGACGCCCGCGTCCGTGACCTCCTGTCCCGGATGACCCTGCGCGAGAAGGTCGGCCAGCTCAACCAGCGCATGTACGGCTGGGACGCCTACCGCCGCACCTCCGACGGCGGCTTCGAACTCACCGAGGCCCTGCACGCCGAGACCGACCGTTTCGAGGGACTCGGTGCCCTGTACGGCCTCCAGCGCGCCGACGCCTGGTCCGGCGTGGATCACGGGAGCGGACCCGGCGCGCAGGACGGAGCCGCCCTCGCCGAGCTGGTCCAGCGGCATGTCGTGGGCCGGAGCCGGCTCGGCATCCCCGCCCTTTTCGTCGAGGAGGTCCCGCACGGCCTCATGGCCCTCGACGGCACGGTCCTCCCGGTCAACCTGGCGATCGGCGCCACCTGGGACCCCGACCTCCACGAGCGCGCCGCCGCGCACGCCGCCGCCGAACTCCGTGCCCGCGGCGGCCACGTGGCCCTCGTCTCGGCGCTGGACATCGTCCGCGACCCGCGCTGGGGCCGTACGGAGGAGTGCTTCGGCGAGGACCCGTACCTGGCCGCCCGGCTGACGGAGGCGCTGGTCCGGGGAATGCAGGGTGCCCCGGACGACGACGTCTTCGCCGCCGACAAGGCTCCTGTCGTCCTCAAGCACTTCGCCGGCCAGGGTGCCACCGTCGGTGGCCGCAACTCCGCCGAGTCCGAACTCGGCCTGCGTGAACTGCACGAGATCCACCTCCCCGCCGCCCGGGCCGGTGTCCGGGCGGGCGCCGCCGCCGTCATGGCCGCATACAACGAGGTCGACGGGATGCCCTGCTCCGGCAACCGCGCCCTGCTCACCGGGCTGTTGCGCGAGGACTGGGGCTTCGACGGGCTGGTCATGGCGGACGGCCTGGCCGTCGACCGGCTGGCGCGGATCACGGGGGACAAGGTCTCCGCGGGTGCTCTCGCCCTCGACTCCGGTGTGGATCTGAGCCTTTGGGACGAGGGCTTCACCCATCTGGAGGAGGCCGTCGAGCGTGGTCTGGTGAGCGAGGAGACCCTCGACACCGCCGTCGCCCGCGTGCTGCGGCTCAAGTTCCGGCTGGGCCTCTTCGAACAGCAGGACGCGACGGCCCGCCCGCCGGCCGGCGGTGCGGCGATCAGCAGGGAGGCCGCGCGGGCGGCCGTCACCCTGCTGCGCAACGACGGCGTGCTGCCCGTCGGCGCGCATGTCTCACGGATCGCCGTTCTCGGGCCCCAGGCCGCCACCACCGCACACCAGTTGGGCGACTACACCGCCCCGCAGCGCCCCGGCACCGGCAGCAGCGTCCTCGACGCCCTGCGCCGCCTCGCCCCGCCCGGCCTGGAGATCCGCCACGCCCCCGGCTGCGCCCTCACCGGCGACGACCTCTCCGGGATCCCCGAGGCCATCGCCCAGGCCGCCGCGTCCGACCTGGCCGTCCTGGTGCTGGGCGGCAGCAGCGCCCGTACTCCCGAGACCGAGTTCGACGCCAACGGGGCCGCGCGCAAAGCCGTGTCCGAGATGACCTGCGGCGAGGGAGTCGACCTGGCCGGACTGCGGCTCGGCACGGCCCAGTACGCGCTCCTGGACGCCGTCGTCGCGACCGGCACGCCCACGGTGGTCGTCCTGGTCCAGGGCCGTCCACACCTCGTCCCCGACACCGCCGACGCGCTGCTCACCGCCTGGTATCCGGGCCCGTGGGGCGGCGAGGCGATCGCCGGGGTCCTGCTCGGACTCACGGAGCCGGCGGGCCGACTGCCGGTCTCCGTCCCGCGCTCGGCGGCCCAACTCCCCGTTTACTACAACCACAAGGACACCGAGTACGGCGGATACGTGGACGAGAGCGCGCAGCCGCGGTACTCCTTCGGGCACGGGCTGTCGTACACGAGTTTCGCCTACGGCACGCCACGACCCATGGGTCTCACGGTCGAGGTCGATGTCACCAACACCGGCCAGCGGTACGGGCGTTCGGTCGTCCAGGTCTATCTGCGCCGCCTGCTCACCCCCACCTGGCCGCGCACCCTCGAACTGTGCGCGTTCGAGGGTGTCGGCCTGGCTCCGGGTGAGCGTCGTACGGTCTCGCTGACCCTGGACCCCGAGCAGCTCGCCCCTTCCAGGACGGTCGAGATCAGGGTCGCCGCGTCAGCCGGGGAGGCGCTCGGCGCGCAGGGTCACAGCTTGACGGCCCCTGACGAGACACCCTTGTAG
- a CDS encoding N-acetylglucosamine kinase, translating to MGNDLNQDLVVGLDAGGTRTRAVLAAADDGRVLGESTGGPGNAMTVPVPQLTDHLAEALARVVPEGARSRVVAVTGGFAGATAASAEDPGTSRARTALTEALGRLGIPIGRVGVCSDIEAAFAAAPGTPSDGLALVAGTGAVAMRITDRHAATTVDGDGWLLGDEGSGFWIGRSAVRAALRMADGRGRPTVLAGWVGRTLGLPVDVLPKGSIPSYDRGGTALPSGTGAHPTGVPGWSSARREDFRRHLLPAVMADPPIRLARFAPLVADAAAEQDAVAETILSEAAEHLLETVRALEPRPGERIVATGGLLGPRGPLTTPLAERLHTHGLSLDWVADGCPGAVALARLAHPS from the coding sequence ATGGGTAATGATTTGAACCAAGATTTGGTCGTCGGCCTCGACGCCGGGGGCACCCGCACCCGCGCGGTCCTCGCCGCCGCCGACGACGGGCGCGTGCTGGGCGAGAGCACCGGCGGTCCGGGCAACGCCATGACCGTGCCGGTTCCGCAGCTCACTGACCACCTCGCCGAGGCGCTGGCCCGGGTGGTGCCCGAGGGCGCGCGGTCCCGGGTCGTGGCCGTGACCGGCGGTTTCGCGGGCGCCACGGCGGCCTCCGCGGAGGACCCCGGCACCTCCAGGGCCCGCACGGCCCTCACCGAGGCCCTGGGCCGCCTCGGCATCCCGATCGGCCGGGTGGGCGTCTGCAGCGACATCGAGGCCGCCTTCGCCGCCGCCCCCGGCACCCCCTCCGACGGCCTTGCCCTGGTCGCGGGCACGGGCGCGGTCGCCATGCGCATCACCGACCGTCACGCCGCGACCACGGTGGACGGCGACGGCTGGCTCCTCGGTGACGAGGGCAGCGGCTTCTGGATCGGGCGCAGCGCGGTCCGCGCGGCCCTGCGCATGGCCGACGGCCGCGGCCGTCCGACCGTCCTCGCCGGCTGGGTCGGCCGCACCCTCGGCCTGCCGGTCGACGTCCTCCCGAAGGGCTCAATCCCTTCGTACGACCGAGGCGGTACCGCTCTGCCGAGCGGTACCGGCGCCCACCCCACCGGCGTCCCCGGCTGGTCATCCGCCCGGCGTGAGGACTTCCGCCGCCATCTGCTGCCCGCCGTCATGGCCGATCCGCCGATCCGGCTGGCCCGCTTCGCCCCGCTGGTCGCCGACGCGGCCGCCGAGCAGGACGCCGTGGCCGAGACGATCCTGAGCGAGGCGGCGGAGCACCTGCTGGAGACCGTACGGGCACTGGAACCGCGCCCCGGTGAACGGATCGTCGCCACGGGCGGCCTGCTCGGTCCCCGGGGTCCGCTCACGACCCCGCTGGCCGAACGGCTCCACACCCACGGCCTCAGCCTGGACTGGGTGGCCGACGGCTGTCCCGGCGCGGTCGCCCTGGCACGGCTGGCGCACCCGTCATGA
- a CDS encoding glycoside hydrolase 5 family protein: MIHSRRTRARPEEDPIPTLRFGVNYTPRHGWFHAWHDFDPGRAREDLAQIAGLGLDHVRVFHLWPLLQPNRTLIRTAAVDQLAQLVDLAAEAGLDVLVDGVQGHLSSFDFYPEWTRSWHHRNVFTDPEAIDAQAGLLRTLGRALTGRPNVIGLQLGNELNNLIEHNPATVAEVDHYLDTLLAAARDGLGSEGLVTHSAYDAAWYGDDHPFTPEASARKGDLTTVHPWVFSGGCASLYGPRSPQVLHLAEYGTELAKAYAEDPARTVWVQETGAPEPHIPAADAPHFARETILNASGCENLWGVTWWCSHDVDRSLADFPELEYTLGLFDAEGRPKPIAEAVAATVAELRAKPLIADPRATALVLDCTPSTRSISGPGGVYFDEWMRLRQQGVRPAVILAAQADDESHLAARGIEELIRIP; the protein is encoded by the coding sequence TTGATACATTCGCGCAGGACAAGGGCCCGGCCCGAGGAGGATCCCATTCCCACGCTCCGCTTCGGCGTCAACTACACGCCCCGCCACGGCTGGTTCCACGCCTGGCACGACTTCGATCCGGGTCGCGCCCGCGAGGATCTGGCCCAGATAGCCGGGCTCGGCCTCGACCACGTCCGGGTCTTCCACCTCTGGCCGCTCCTGCAGCCCAACCGCACGCTGATCCGCACCGCCGCCGTGGACCAGCTGGCACAGTTGGTCGACCTGGCGGCCGAGGCGGGCCTCGACGTCCTGGTGGACGGCGTGCAGGGCCATCTGTCGAGCTTCGACTTCTACCCGGAGTGGACCCGCAGCTGGCATCACCGCAACGTCTTCACCGACCCGGAGGCGATCGACGCCCAGGCGGGCCTGCTCCGCACCCTCGGCCGTGCCCTCACCGGCCGCCCGAACGTCATCGGACTCCAGCTGGGCAACGAGCTCAACAACCTCATCGAGCACAACCCGGCGACGGTGGCGGAGGTCGACCACTACCTGGACACCCTGCTGGCCGCCGCTCGCGACGGCCTGGGCTCCGAGGGCCTGGTCACCCATTCCGCGTACGACGCGGCCTGGTACGGCGACGACCACCCCTTCACCCCGGAGGCCTCGGCCCGCAAGGGAGACCTGACCACGGTCCACCCGTGGGTCTTCTCCGGCGGCTGCGCGAGCCTCTACGGCCCCCGCTCCCCGCAGGTCCTGCACCTCGCCGAATACGGCACGGAACTGGCCAAGGCCTACGCCGAGGACCCGGCCCGCACCGTCTGGGTCCAGGAAACCGGCGCTCCCGAACCCCACATCCCGGCCGCCGACGCCCCGCACTTCGCCCGCGAGACCATCCTGAACGCGTCGGGTTGCGAGAACCTGTGGGGCGTGACGTGGTGGTGCTCCCATGACGTGGACCGCTCGCTGGCGGACTTTCCGGAGCTGGAGTACACGCTGGGGTTGTTCGACGCGGAGGGGCGGCCCAAGCCGATCGCGGAGGCCGTGGCGGCCACGGTGGCGGAACTTCGGGCCAAGCCATTGATCGCGGACCCCCGGGCCACGGCTCTGGTCCTGGACTGCACTCCGTCCACGCGCTCGATTTCCGGCCCGGGCGGGGTCTACTTCGACGAGTGGATGCGACTGCGCCAGCAGGGCGTCCGCCCAGCAGTGATCCTGGCGGCGCAGGCAGACGACGAAAGCCACCTGGCGGCGAGGGGCATCGAGGAGCTCATCCGGATCCCGTGA